The Belonocnema kinseyi isolate 2016_QV_RU_SX_M_011 chromosome 1, B_treatae_v1, whole genome shotgun sequence genomic interval AAAATCGTATAAAATCGTCTTATCTCTCtgggtcaaaaaatttaggactttcatcatctaaTTCTTCCCAAggagaatcttcagttgcattatgatcgtcagtatccattgattcgtgagttgatcggtcacctttgttttcagagtgatttctaataccaatcttggctggtgtaacactttttacatcagtgtaaacgatcttctccaaatactttttagaacctgtttttcctgttttgtgtaagcaaaagtaacaatcagtatcatgatcgttgggtttacgccaaacaggtggttgaataacagtctgcgtcttggtactttcagcTTCCTAATTTGACCAaattaatctacaagcatgacaaattgaggttggtacccacgatttatccaaatttttcattgaagtcccataacagttgaagtataaactttttatcgaatcattaattgatcgacggtatttctccgtttaaTACTTTCCACAAaagtgacaaaacgtattaattttcttagcgcaaggagttcttgaactaatttttttcttacaatgaacagtaacgtggaaattctgaAACTCACCATacacaaaaatcacgatcgacacgaaatgtaaccgctagacagatttaaaatacaaaaagaatgttATTACCTTCGAATCTAAGGGTTGGCCCGCCACTCTAACGCGATCTCtgacacggaaagatttgtagccaAAAACGAACTTCATCAACTACGCATAACACGttataaaagcgtcgccagctcagtgagccagctagggatcgaagactgtctgcgttGTAGAaaggcgcgcacatacagcgaatgtgaacattagaatgcacactgagtgcgcagtagcattccgcgcagtccttCTTCTTTTGTTtgatcaatgtgcgaagtttggttccaaacgactgcacgcttttttgttgatattttgtgcgggatcctttgttatttttaaagccctaaattgtggccgccatatttgATCTTccaggggttataacaaaaaactgacactggCAAAAGAAAAAGCACACTCGAGAACCCCTGAGACAAtatcttgaagaaaaaatatcgtaccgtcagcaatagagaatgctgTGTATATGTTAAAGTGTGAGTTTCTCTAGTAGTCAAGTATGCGTGTGTATGTACGTGTACGGGTGGTGGCGCTGCGCGCCTTGCTGCGTTCGCTCTATAGATTTCCAAACCCCATTGAATCTGTTGTATCCTGACAGTAAATGTCacattgataaaattaaaagattcggTAGCGTTGCCTACGATAGGAAAGCAATAAACGAGACCAAATTGACAGAACGTGCCATTAAGGCAATATTGGTAGGTCAAACCTCGAATGGCTACATATTGTGGCATCCAGAGACAGGAAAGCTCATTCAATTAAAGCATATGCAAATAAGGGAAAAGCTGACcttcaaaaatgtaaacaaaaatacaaGTCATGTGCCTCCAATAGACATAGATGAAAATCTAGAGTTAGAAGATCCTAATGAAGTTTACGTAGACTTATTTTTAGAAAACTCTCTTGTAATTGAACCAGTTCCTCCTAAAATAATTACACagccaaaaacaaaaattagaagtaagaaaaataaatctGCACCCACTGATGAAAACACTCATAAACCAGTAGAAGTTCAAGTTAGAAAACATCCAAAAAGACATGCTAAAAATGATATAGACTACAAAGCTATGTGGGAGGGAAAACTAAACTTCGTGGACACGAGTTTTGCTTTCCTTGCTAAATGTGCTACTTTCGAGGAAGTATCTGAGGATGAGCAAATGTTCGCTCTCATTGCTTCTACGAATTTAGATCCCTTGNNNNNNNNNNNNNNNNNNNNNNNNNNNNNNNNNNNNNNNNNNNNNNNNNNNNNNNNNNNNNNNNNNNNNNNNNNNNNNNNNNNNNNNNNNNNNNNNNNNNTAGATTAGTAGTTAGAGGTTTCAAAGATACAAATAGGTATGAAACTCGAGAAACTTATGCCCCAGTGTCTAGACTTTCTGTGATTAGAACTGCTTTGGCtgtagtaaataaattaaatttagaatttgttcaATTAGATGtaaaaactgctttcttgaacggAATTTTAGATgaagatatatatatatggaaATCCCAGAAGGAGTGAATGTAGATGAGAACACTAGAAAGAATAAAGTTTGTAAACTTCATAGAGCtttgttttcaaaatgaaaaatctcggAGAACCTAAAGAGTATTTAGGAATGAAAATTATTAGAGACCGGAGAAATAAAACTATGACCTTGAACCAAACTGACTATACTAGAAAAGTCTTAGAACGATTCGATATGTCCAACTGTAAACCTCAAGATGCACCCATGATTACCAGACAGGCTAGAAATAGAAGCTTAGCAAATGCtaataaatctagaaaaataGAAGTCCCATATAGAGAGGCCATAGGTAGCTTACTGTATTTAGCAAACGTTACTAGACCTGACATATCGTTTGCTGTAAACCTTCTGTCTAGAAATCAATCCCATCCCACTGAACAAGATTGGATTGACGTTAATAGGATTTTTAGGTATCTTCAAGGAACAATAGATTTAAGCTTGACCTATAGAGGTATAAAGAATAACTTAGAAATCTATACAGACTCTAGCTTCAAGGACAATCCTGATTCCACTTCTACGAGTGAATTAGCGATATTCTTGTTTGGCGATACTATTATGTGGAGAAGTCACAAACAAAGAATACCCAATTCCTCCACATGTTCGGCCGAATATTTTGCCATGAGTGAGGGTTGCCAAGAGGGTGTCTCACTAGATAAAGCAATTAGGGACATGTTAGGTAAAACGATGTATCCCATTACCTTACTCTGTGATAATAGGGCCGCTAGGGAATGTAATCAAAAGGAGGGAAGTCATAAATTGAAAGCATTCGATGATGAAATAGATGAAATTAGAGCAAAACtagaagaaagagaaaaaataggAGTTAAAAGTAAACTTTAAGATACACATGGTGACTTTGTGAAACAGTGTGTATCGGAAGGAAAAGTTATAGTTGATTGGTTGCGAACTGATCTGAATGTATCGGATATCTTTACAAAGCCTCTCCCCTTGGGtccttttagaaaatttagaaatgcgTTGTTGAATTAGACGGATTTGTgaacatattattttattatgtacagACGCAGTGACCGAAGTTCAGGAGGAGGAGGTGCTGGAATGACTACATAGACTGAGTCTACAAAGCTGCAAATAGAATtagatttgattcaaaataaaatgcaCAGATTAAGAAGGTTAAACTAGATATTCATTAGAGAGACGCTAGATATTTTTGTACTAAAAGTTTATtacttattacttatttattactaAAAGTTCAACTTATTCTTAATTACTAAagtagtaaattatttaaattaatagaaaataaatataaggtTGAGATTACTAATTTACTGCGATTCCTTgttttgaaaataactaatttaaatgTAATAGAAAATAGTATGTAGACTTCTAGAGAAAAGGAGGGAATGTTAAAGTGTGAGTTTCTCTAGTAGTCAAGGATGTGTGTGTGTACGTGTACGAGTGGTGGCGCTGCGCGCCTTGCTGCGTTCGCTCTCCGCTGCGCCATTCATTCCGAGTCTGAACGCCTCGCCGCTAACAGCCTCTGTACTCAAGTGCCTTCTTAAGCAATAAAACCTTCTTTTGAATATCGTGTGTTGCCGTTCAATTCTGCCCGACATCAGCTTCCATCAGTATAAATCTGAAAACCTCAGCCTTAATAgattaaaacgctaaaataaaaaatttcaaattacaatattttggtgaaaaataaagatatcctaaaagctaaaaaacgcgttttttgcatgTTTAGGTTAGGATGTCtggaaaacctgacgtacaggagcaattttgagctcggattcgaattcagcgcatcaaaatccttcggaaatgtcaggtctggtctctggctttaaaatttgtcggactgtgttattttaaactaaagtaattttaattttatccaaaatttcttTCCTGAAGCTAATATCACTCAATTCTATCCATCTATATATTAAACCTTTTATAAGTCCTACCTTTTGGCAATATAAATGATGGGAATTGACATTAAGATTTCTATCACACCAAGGcccctttttaaacaaattggtaaTTAACttaccttcagtttttttataatttgcaaatgaaggttatttattgaattattattttcaagattaGGTGTAAACTGTATGGAATTTACAATACtgttaaaagtatttataaaatcaacaattttctctTCCAAAAGTGCAGAAAACAGATTTGAAatggagattaattttttccacgaTTGGTTCTCCTACTTATACCTTAGCCAAATATATTTCTAACGTTTTAAAATCGGTTTCAGGTAACACAGAATCATTTGTTCAAAATAGCTGGGATTTAAAggacactttaaataaaattaaatttccttcaaCACATCCCTTAGTTTCATTGGACATTGTTTTAATGTTTGATAACATTCCATTAGATCTAGCATTAGACTGCATAGTTGAATcataaaactattattattttactcCAATAATATTCTTATAAGAGAATGAAAATACCTCTATTTTATATGACTTCTTATTGactcattattatttatatttatcaggGTCTTGTTAATTAGAGGTAGGGTATAAACTATTTTGGCTTATGCTCTCCACTCTGAAATACTTTGTGATTAGGCGGTATTCACCTACTGGAGTTTCATCGATTTCTTTTTGGGTCATTGGGATAACCTTGCCGCTTTCCATTCTTATTTTCATCCGCGTATAGCCTTTACCACTATATAGTCCAGCAAGAAAATtactactctccaatattgccaaaacgtcaccatcgaatgttgataatacaatttgttcttgggccGGAATTGGGGCAAACTTGTTACTTGCCACagctattttaattgaataattaccaggaaaagtgtattttcgaagtccGAATAGTCTTTGTGGATTTCTTTTGGAAATTAGCAGTATAAAACGAAGTTCTGTAAGTTCATGTTCCGTCCCGTTGGAAAGCAGAAGCTTTGTCGGTTGAACAGTGCATCTGGCAGGAAGAGACCTGAAACTGTTGCTGCTGACGGACGAAGAAGAAGAAGGTTTGCCACGAGAAACAGAAGAAATAGGTTTGCGAGACGATAAACTCACTGACTGTGGACTTGCTTCTACAATAATAAACAAAGGATTACGTTTCATCAGAATATTATCATTCCGAAAGCACGTTGGTATAGCATGAACTCATTATGTCGAAATTGATTCGCTGTATGCCAAAAGGAAATAGAGAATTATTTCTCCAGTTGGTGCTTTGCTCTTATTTTGTGATTGAACTACTTTCACAGCCACCCCCAAACACCCTTGCACTCctgtatttaatttttacttctaaTAGGGTTTACCTTGGTAGTTCGCAGGTTCACTTGTTTtcccaaaatttgccagaaagtcCTTTTCTTTGGGCGGCATACCTGGTGATATCTCTGTGTAAAGACAAAAAAGATGTATGAATATGAAATatgagtttcaaataaatttatacattattgaaaatcgtaaaaaCTCAATTTGATTATTCTGTTTTacactaaaagaaatgaattgctgatacaataatattgcgggttagatcagcaatctgtatggctggaaAAGACATATCAATGGctgatctaacccgcaatatGATTGTACCAATCATTCACTTCTTTCAGTGTACTTCATACGAGTCAGGTAATGCGAATATTCTTTCGGAACATAAATAGTACTGAAATATTgacttaaattattaaatcaaaggATCCAATGTAAACTAAGGCGCTAAACATACAATAGGCTcggaaatagtaatttttaagcaCACGACCGTAAAAGGGGTTCCCACTCCTGCGAGGCATGGATTTCGGGGGTAATGCGTGAGAACGCATACAGGCGCACTTGCTTGAGACCTTCGGAAAAAGTGGGGGTAAAGGGGAGGACATTGCACGCGCTTCTGTGGAATTGGGATATCATGTCTGTGGAACGCTCGTAAATTCAA includes:
- the LOC117177688 gene encoding secreted RxLR effector protein 161-like, which encodes MTLNQTDYTRKVLERFDMSNCKPQDAPMITRQARNRSLANANKSRKIEVPYREAIGSLLYLANVTRPDISFAVNLLSRNQSHPTEQDWIDVNRIFRYLQGTIDLSLTYRGIKNNLEIYTDSSFKDNPDSTSTSELAIFLFGDTIMWRSHKQRIPNSSTCSAEYFAMSEGCQEGVSLDKAIRDMLGKTMYPITLLCDNRAARECNQKEGSHKLKAFDDEIDEIRAKLEEREKIGVKSKL